A region from the Azospirillum thermophilum genome encodes:
- a CDS encoding flagellar hook assembly protein FlgD has product MTTTITGSGQTTNTAANTSTKTNTTGAAKGTGSQTAEEAKTASATKGLGDNFETFLKMLTTQMKNQDPLKPMDTNEMTKQLVEFANVEQNIGTNSRLDKLLKLQGASTASTNLAYLGRMISYEGDQFDYAQGMTQAPLGYELETAAKSVRVDILDSAGRKVRSFPGEKTAGTKHIVNWDFKDDNGLPVPPGSYRLNIAPTGEKEDQIIKAKTYTFGTVAGVSQTKDGETTLTVGSTEVPLSKIMTVH; this is encoded by the coding sequence ATGACCACCACGATCACCGGCAGCGGCCAGACGACCAACACGGCCGCCAACACCAGCACGAAGACCAACACCACCGGCGCCGCCAAGGGCACCGGCAGCCAGACGGCGGAAGAGGCGAAGACCGCCAGCGCGACGAAGGGTCTCGGCGACAATTTCGAGACCTTTCTGAAGATGCTGACCACCCAGATGAAGAACCAGGACCCGCTGAAGCCGATGGACACGAACGAGATGACCAAGCAGCTGGTCGAGTTCGCCAACGTCGAGCAGAACATCGGCACCAACAGCCGCCTGGACAAGCTTCTGAAGCTGCAGGGAGCCTCGACCGCCTCCACCAACCTCGCCTATCTCGGCCGCATGATCAGCTATGAAGGCGATCAGTTCGACTATGCCCAGGGGATGACCCAGGCGCCGCTGGGCTACGAGCTGGAGACCGCCGCCAAGTCGGTGCGCGTCGACATCCTCGACTCGGCCGGCCGCAAGGTCCGCTCCTTCCCCGGCGAGAAGACGGCCGGCACCAAGCATATCGTGAACTGGGACTTCAAGGACGACAATGGCTTGCCGGTTCCTCCGGGCAGCTACCGCCTGAACATCGCCCCCACCGGCGAGAAGGAGGACCAGATCATCAAGGCGAAGACCTACACCTTCGGCACCGTCGCGGGCGTCAGCCAGACCAAGGACGGCGAGACCACCCTGACCGTCGGCAGCACCGAGGTGCCGCTGTCCAAGATCATGACGGTGCACTGA
- a CDS encoding ABC transporter permease, with amino-acid sequence MTRFSPSRFVAVLVKEFIQMRRDRLTFAMMVAVPILQLILFGYAINSDPKRLPTAVLAADSGPFTRTLLAALGNSGYFDLRRVATGEEELDRWLAEGEVQFAVTIPAGFSRALQRGERPVLLVEADATDPAATSNALGALATIARQSLDPELTGPLAGLRASPDPVELRIHRRYNPEGITQYNVVPGLMGVVLTMTMVMMTALAMTRERERGTMENLLAMPVRPFEVMLGKIVPFILVGYVQVLLIMLAAWLLFGVPILGSLLLLSFVLILFIAANLAVGFTFSTVAKNQLQAMQMSFFFFLPSLLLSGFMFPFRGMPGWAQLVGELLPLTHFLRIVRGILLKGNGLSEIAGEIAPLLIFLAVVTVVALKRYRQTLD; translated from the coding sequence ATGACCCGTTTCTCGCCGTCCCGCTTCGTGGCGGTGCTGGTCAAGGAGTTCATCCAGATGCGGCGGGACCGGCTGACCTTCGCCATGATGGTGGCCGTGCCGATCCTGCAGCTCATCCTGTTCGGCTATGCCATCAACTCCGACCCGAAGCGGCTGCCGACCGCGGTGCTGGCGGCGGACTCCGGCCCCTTCACCCGCACGCTGCTGGCGGCGCTCGGCAACTCCGGCTACTTCGACCTGCGCCGCGTCGCCACGGGGGAGGAGGAGCTGGACCGCTGGCTGGCGGAAGGGGAGGTGCAGTTCGCCGTCACCATCCCCGCCGGATTCTCGCGCGCGCTGCAGCGGGGCGAACGGCCGGTCCTGCTGGTGGAGGCGGACGCCACCGATCCCGCGGCGACCAGCAACGCGCTCGGCGCCCTGGCCACCATCGCGCGCCAGTCGCTCGACCCGGAGCTGACCGGGCCACTGGCGGGGTTGCGCGCCTCGCCCGACCCGGTGGAGTTGCGCATCCACCGCCGCTACAACCCGGAAGGCATCACCCAGTACAACGTCGTGCCGGGGCTGATGGGCGTGGTGCTGACCATGACCATGGTGATGATGACCGCCCTGGCGATGACGCGCGAGCGCGAGCGCGGCACGATGGAGAATCTGCTGGCCATGCCGGTGCGCCCGTTCGAGGTGATGCTGGGCAAGATCGTGCCCTTCATCCTGGTCGGCTATGTCCAGGTGCTGCTGATCATGCTGGCGGCCTGGCTGCTGTTCGGCGTGCCGATCCTCGGCAGCCTTCTTCTGCTGTCGTTCGTGCTGATCCTGTTCATCGCGGCCAATCTGGCGGTGGGGTTCACCTTCTCCACCGTGGCGAAGAACCAGCTCCAGGCCATGCAGATGTCGTTCTTCTTCTTTCTGCCGTCCTTGCTGCTGTCGGGCTTCATGTTCCCGTTCCGCGGCATGCCGGGCTGGGCGCAACTGGTGGGCGAGCTGCTGCCGTTGACGCATTTCCTGCGCATCGTGCGGGGCATCCTGCTGAAAGGAAACGGGCTTTCGGAGATCGCCGGGGAGATCGCGCCGCTGCTGATCTTCCTGGCCGTCGTAACGGTCGTTGCGCTGAAGCGGTACAGGCAGACCCTCGATTGA
- a CDS encoding TetR/AcrR family transcriptional regulator: MPDEPHPLHEPAPRWRRRKEARPQEIVAAAMDVFAERGFAAAKLDEVAGRAGVSKGTLYLYFPNKEELFKAVIRAAILPNLEEAERMLAADDGPSFALLERLLTMVAERVLTTRIAVVPKLVIAEAGNFPELAAFYHREVISRGFALLAGLLRRGIARGEFRPVEVEHTVRLIVAPLLFGAIWRSSFEAAVEGGPLDLRGLVAAHLDHLRRALRPEGGPS, translated from the coding sequence ATGCCCGACGAACCGCATCCGTTGCACGAGCCCGCGCCGCGCTGGCGCCGCCGGAAGGAGGCGCGGCCGCAGGAGATCGTCGCCGCCGCCATGGACGTCTTCGCCGAGCGGGGCTTCGCCGCCGCGAAGCTGGACGAGGTGGCGGGCCGCGCCGGGGTGAGCAAGGGCACGCTCTATCTCTACTTCCCGAACAAGGAAGAGCTGTTCAAGGCGGTGATCCGGGCCGCCATCCTGCCCAACCTGGAGGAGGCGGAGCGGATGCTGGCGGCGGACGACGGGCCGTCCTTCGCCCTGCTGGAGCGTCTGCTGACCATGGTGGCGGAGCGGGTGCTGACCACCCGGATCGCCGTGGTGCCCAAGCTGGTGATCGCCGAGGCCGGCAACTTCCCGGAGCTCGCCGCCTTCTACCACCGCGAGGTGATCAGCCGGGGCTTCGCCCTGCTGGCCGGGCTGCTGCGCCGCGGGATCGCGCGCGGCGAGTTCCGCCCGGTGGAGGTGGAGCACACGGTGCGGCTGATCGTGGCGCCCCTGCTGTTCGGCGCCATCTGGCGCTCGTCCTTCGAGGCGGCGGTGGAAGGCGGGCCGCTCGACCTGCGGGGCCTCGTCGCCGCCCACCTGGATCACCTGCGCCGCGCCCTGCGGCCGGAGGGAGGACCGTCATGA
- the mepA gene encoding penicillin-insensitive murein endopeptidase: MRRLWHGVFVAVGVLACLAGGAEAKEKKKVKRAPQATSIAWSQVSGPSLGPAQSIGGYAAGCIAGAQALPPEGTGYQVIRLSRQRNYGHPALNEFLKEFGRKVATAGLGTALIGDMGQARGGPMSFGHASHQIGLDADVWLRLDLPPMGRAGRERLEEIKYVDYDRMRVTEDWSDRQARMIQIAASDRRVARIFVNPAIKLAMCRHGWADRSFLQKLRPWHGHDGHMHIRLDCQPGSPLCEEQAALPDGDGCGEELESWLDRAVPAVERPVPARPTPRAVTLPAACQPVLRAAGTRIASLPPEPASPLR, encoded by the coding sequence ATGCGCCGGCTTTGGCATGGGGTGTTCGTGGCCGTCGGCGTGCTGGCCTGTCTGGCCGGCGGGGCCGAGGCGAAGGAGAAGAAGAAGGTCAAGCGGGCCCCCCAGGCGACGAGCATCGCGTGGAGCCAGGTATCCGGCCCCTCCCTCGGGCCGGCGCAGTCGATCGGCGGCTATGCCGCGGGCTGCATCGCCGGGGCGCAGGCCCTGCCGCCGGAGGGGACGGGCTATCAGGTCATCCGCCTGTCGCGCCAGCGCAACTACGGCCATCCGGCGCTCAACGAGTTCCTCAAGGAGTTCGGCCGCAAGGTCGCGACGGCCGGGCTCGGCACCGCCCTGATCGGCGACATGGGCCAGGCGCGCGGCGGTCCGATGAGCTTCGGCCATGCCAGCCACCAGATCGGGCTCGACGCCGACGTGTGGCTGCGGCTCGACCTGCCGCCGATGGGGCGCGCGGGGCGCGAGCGGCTGGAGGAGATCAAGTATGTCGACTATGACCGGATGCGCGTGACGGAGGACTGGTCGGACAGGCAGGCCCGCATGATCCAGATCGCCGCCAGCGACCGGCGGGTCGCCCGCATCTTCGTCAATCCGGCGATCAAGCTCGCCATGTGCCGCCACGGCTGGGCCGACCGCTCCTTCCTGCAGAAGCTGCGCCCCTGGCACGGTCATGACGGCCACATGCACATCCGCCTCGACTGCCAGCCGGGCAGCCCGCTGTGCGAGGAGCAGGCCGCGCTGCCCGACGGCGACGGCTGCGGCGAGGAGCTGGAGTCCTGGCTCGACCGGGCCGTCCCGGCGGTGGAGCGGCCGGTGCCGGCGCGGCCGACCCCGCGCGCCGTGACCCTGCCGGCCGCCTGCCAGCCGGTCCTGCGCGCCGCCGGCACGCGCATCGCCTCGCTGCCGCCGGAGCCGGCATCACCCCTGCGTTGA
- a CDS encoding adenylate/guanylate cyclase domain-containing protein has product MPDLEKPLALLFVDIVDSTMLYERAGNATAAALTQKVLAHLRLITETSGGAVIKSLGDGLLVAFPVPDEAARAALTMIAAQRDFGLRLRVGIHFGPVISGEGDLYGDACNVAARVEQIARPGEILATDALVGRLSPPLLRKTKPLNNVTVKGKSNPIRVHQLREFEEREEAQESTTLGFSHDLVPGTLVTLHLSYRGQEVVLNRALPRVAIGREETSGLRIASRRTSRQHAVIDFSRESFILTDHSTNGTFIRSGDAPPVVLRRDSTKLVGSGLIGLGAEALDPAQDHVVSFRGELA; this is encoded by the coding sequence TTGCCCGACCTGGAAAAGCCACTCGCCCTGTTGTTCGTCGATATCGTCGACAGCACCATGCTGTACGAGCGGGCCGGCAACGCGACCGCCGCCGCCCTGACGCAGAAGGTGCTGGCCCATCTCCGGCTGATCACCGAGACGAGCGGCGGCGCCGTCATCAAGAGCCTGGGCGACGGCCTGCTGGTGGCCTTCCCCGTCCCCGACGAGGCGGCCCGCGCGGCGCTCACCATGATCGCCGCCCAGCGCGATTTCGGGCTGCGGCTGCGGGTCGGCATCCATTTCGGCCCGGTGATCTCGGGCGAAGGCGATCTTTACGGCGATGCCTGCAACGTCGCCGCCCGGGTCGAGCAGATCGCCCGGCCGGGCGAGATCCTGGCGACCGACGCGCTGGTCGGCCGGCTGTCGCCGCCGCTGCTGCGCAAGACCAAGCCGCTGAACAACGTCACGGTGAAGGGCAAGTCCAACCCGATCCGCGTCCACCAGCTCCGCGAGTTCGAGGAGAGGGAGGAGGCGCAGGAGAGCACCACGCTCGGCTTCTCGCACGACCTCGTGCCGGGAACGCTGGTGACGCTGCACCTGTCCTACCGCGGGCAGGAGGTGGTGCTGAACCGCGCGCTGCCGCGCGTCGCGATCGGGCGGGAGGAGACCAGCGGCCTGCGCATCGCCTCGCGCCGCACCTCGCGCCAGCATGCGGTGATCGACTTCAGCCGCGAGAGCTTCATCCTCACCGACCATTCGACCAACGGCACCTTCATCCGCAGCGGCGACGCGCCGCCGGTGGTGCTGCGCCGCGATTCGACCAAGCTGGTCGGCAGCGGCCTGATCGGGCTGGGGGCGGAGGCGCTCGACCCCGCGCAGGACCATGTCGTCAGCTTCCGCGGCGAACTGGCCTGA
- a CDS encoding HlyD family secretion protein has product MSGWTDWLGAVLLAFGLGGPSGPPVAHGYVEGEYLRIAAPVAGTLDRLAVARGQRVAPGAPLFAIDRTSALAERERLAAALAQARAQLADLATGKRPEEVAVIAAQKAQAEAALRYSSAELERQATLVARKVSSPDKLDSARAAHDRDRARLAELQAQLSVAALAARREQIRAAQEGVAQAQAALAQAERRLEEMAPFAPAEALVEDTLYNPGEWVPAGSPVVSLLPPERVKLVAFVPEPLLGRAGPGATLRVRCDGCPERLSGRVTRVSSRAEYTPPVIYSVGSREKLVFRIELAPSDPVRLPPGLPVDVELAP; this is encoded by the coding sequence ATGAGCGGATGGACGGACTGGCTGGGGGCCGTACTGCTGGCGTTCGGTCTCGGCGGACCCTCCGGCCCGCCGGTCGCCCACGGTTATGTGGAGGGGGAGTATCTGCGCATCGCCGCGCCGGTCGCCGGCACGCTGGACCGGCTGGCGGTGGCGCGCGGCCAGCGGGTGGCGCCGGGCGCGCCGCTCTTCGCCATCGACCGGACCAGCGCGCTGGCCGAGCGCGAGCGGCTGGCCGCGGCGCTGGCCCAGGCCCGCGCCCAGCTCGCCGACCTCGCCACCGGCAAGCGGCCGGAGGAGGTGGCGGTCATCGCCGCCCAGAAGGCCCAGGCGGAGGCGGCGCTGCGCTATTCCTCGGCGGAGCTGGAGCGGCAGGCGACGCTGGTGGCGCGCAAGGTCAGCTCGCCCGACAAGCTGGATTCGGCCCGCGCCGCCCACGACCGCGACCGGGCGCGGCTGGCCGAGCTGCAGGCGCAGCTTTCCGTCGCGGCGCTGGCGGCGCGGCGGGAGCAGATCCGCGCGGCGCAGGAGGGGGTGGCCCAGGCGCAGGCCGCCCTGGCGCAGGCCGAGCGGCGGCTGGAGGAGATGGCGCCCTTCGCCCCCGCCGAGGCGCTGGTGGAGGACACGCTCTACAATCCCGGCGAATGGGTTCCCGCCGGCTCGCCGGTCGTCTCGCTGCTGCCGCCGGAGCGGGTGAAGCTGGTGGCCTTCGTTCCGGAGCCGCTGCTGGGCCGCGCCGGCCCCGGCGCCACGCTGCGGGTGCGCTGCGACGGCTGCCCGGAGCGGCTGAGCGGCCGGGTGACCCGCGTCTCCTCGCGGGCCGAATACACGCCGCCGGTGATCTACAGCGTCGGCAGCCGCGAGAAGCTGGTCTTCCGCATCGAGCTCGCCCCCTCCGACCCGGTGCGGCTGCCTCCCGGCCTGCCGGTGGACGTGGAGCTCGCGCCATGA
- a CDS encoding TetR/AcrR family transcriptional regulator: MVAEARAEEARKPARERVLDTAAELFYREGIRAVGVDTIIARSGVAKMSLYRNFASKDELVCAYLDRLHQQLLAWWERVTARHPGDPRAQLKGLFVSLGHWVAHPRFVGCPFSSAINELREPDNPGRLRALGVKREVLERLSRLAAEAGAAEPDKLALQLQILMEGAYTAGQSLGPQAGPAIAAAGAALVDTALGGAQADTGARGGPAGR; the protein is encoded by the coding sequence ATGGTGGCAGAGGCGCGTGCGGAAGAGGCCCGCAAGCCGGCGCGGGAGCGGGTGCTGGACACCGCGGCGGAGCTGTTCTACCGCGAGGGTATCCGCGCCGTCGGGGTGGACACCATCATCGCCCGGTCCGGCGTGGCGAAGATGAGCCTCTACCGGAACTTCGCCTCGAAGGACGAGCTGGTCTGCGCCTATCTCGACCGGCTGCACCAGCAGTTGCTGGCGTGGTGGGAGAGGGTGACGGCGCGCCATCCCGGTGACCCGCGGGCACAGTTGAAGGGGCTGTTCGTCTCGCTCGGCCATTGGGTGGCCCATCCGCGCTTCGTCGGCTGCCCCTTCAGCAGCGCGATCAATGAACTGCGCGAGCCCGACAACCCGGGCCGCCTGCGGGCGCTCGGCGTCAAGCGGGAGGTGCTGGAGCGGCTGTCGCGGCTTGCGGCGGAGGCCGGGGCGGCGGAGCCGGACAAGCTGGCCCTGCAGCTCCAGATCCTGATGGAAGGGGCCTATACCGCCGGCCAGTCGCTGGGGCCGCAGGCTGGTCCGGCCATTGCGGCGGCCGGCGCCGCCCTGGTCGATACGGCGCTCGGCGGTGCGCAGGCCGACACCGGCGCCCGGGGCGGCCCGGCCGGCCGCTAG
- a CDS encoding ABC transporter ATP-binding protein produces MSGPRSPAIDVRGLVKRFGDKTVVDDFSIRVETGQIYGFLGPNGSGKTTTIRMLCGLLTPDAGEGRCLGLDIRTESAAIKRQVGYMTQKFSFWEDLSIAENLDFVARVYGLPERRRRVAAALDRLGLASRRAQLAGALSGGWKQRLALAACILHEPKLLLLDEPTAGVDPKARREFWDEIHRLAADGLTVLVSTHYMDEAERCHEIAYLAYGKLMAQGPVEAVIRRSGLHTRTIAAEGADLGHAAADLRGRPGVGMVAVFGSRLHVSGTDPQALDRTLAQALDRWTAGAGIRIERSEPTLEDVFIHLMSRSTDNMR; encoded by the coding sequence ATGAGCGGGCCCCGGTCTCCCGCGATCGACGTCCGGGGCCTCGTCAAGCGCTTCGGCGACAAGACGGTGGTGGACGATTTCTCCATCCGCGTGGAGACAGGGCAGATCTACGGCTTCCTCGGCCCCAACGGGTCGGGCAAGACGACGACGATCCGCATGCTCTGCGGCCTGCTGACCCCCGATGCCGGGGAGGGGCGCTGCCTCGGCCTGGACATCCGGACCGAGAGCGCCGCGATCAAGCGGCAGGTCGGCTACATGACCCAGAAGTTCAGCTTCTGGGAGGATCTGAGCATCGCCGAGAACCTCGACTTCGTCGCCCGGGTGTATGGCCTGCCGGAGCGGCGTCGCCGCGTCGCCGCGGCGCTCGACCGGCTCGGGCTCGCCAGCCGGCGGGCGCAGTTGGCCGGGGCGCTGTCGGGCGGCTGGAAGCAGCGGCTGGCGCTGGCCGCCTGCATCCTGCACGAGCCGAAGCTTCTGCTGCTCGACGAACCGACGGCGGGGGTCGATCCCAAGGCGCGGCGGGAGTTCTGGGACGAGATCCACCGGCTGGCCGCCGACGGGCTGACCGTGCTGGTCAGCACCCATTACATGGACGAGGCGGAACGCTGCCACGAGATCGCCTATCTCGCCTACGGCAAGCTGATGGCCCAGGGACCGGTCGAGGCGGTGATCCGGCGCTCGGGCCTGCACACGCGGACGATCGCGGCCGAGGGGGCCGACCTGGGCCATGCCGCCGCGGATCTGCGCGGCCGTCCCGGCGTCGGGATGGTGGCGGTCTTCGGCAGCCGGCTGCACGTCAGCGGGACCGATCCGCAGGCGCTGGACCGGACCCTGGCCCAGGCGCTGGACCGCTGGACCGCCGGGGCGGGCATCCGGATCGAACGGTCGGAGCCCACCCTGGAGGACGTCTTCATCCACCTGATGAGCCGCAGCACGGACAACATGCGATGA
- a CDS encoding helix-turn-helix domain-containing protein produces MLDDPDSAPLRERLVWAMERTGWVQAKAARLLGMTTRQVSYALRKYNIEIKKF; encoded by the coding sequence ATGCTGGACGATCCGGACTCCGCCCCCTTGCGCGAACGGCTGGTCTGGGCGATGGAGCGCACCGGCTGGGTGCAGGCCAAGGCCGCCCGGCTGCTGGGCATGACCACCCGGCAGGTGAGCTACGCGCTGCGCAAATACAATATCGAAATCAAGAAGTTCTAA
- a CDS encoding SAM-dependent methyltransferase, whose protein sequence is MTDKSETGSLSLKTRLYAWWEGYDLSGMRSRHKAEDPDGDRHDQPQHPQPAPGIDRWGKPLWTATRIEVAEKLWGEGFNTPGGSDHIPYLVKPLGLNPAMSVLDLSAGLGGTSRTMAGKYGCWVTGLEASELLAKEAMIRSFKVGLEKKAAIETYDPEHFSWSKRVDAVVYKEGMFTVRDKEQMFDGIEMALKPRGHLLITDYTVEPDRLESKAVQSWIAKDPLEPHPWPKDRMAAAFAQRNLDLRITEDITDTHRNLILTAIQGLVGHLEKHHMDQQTKLAVMDEVELWARRVAAIDAGMRVFRFYALKPAE, encoded by the coding sequence ATGACGGACAAGAGCGAGACCGGGAGCCTCTCCCTGAAGACGCGGCTCTACGCGTGGTGGGAAGGCTATGACCTCTCCGGCATGCGCAGCCGGCACAAGGCGGAGGACCCGGACGGGGACCGCCACGACCAGCCGCAGCACCCGCAGCCGGCGCCGGGCATCGACCGCTGGGGCAAGCCCCTGTGGACCGCGACCCGCATCGAGGTGGCGGAGAAGCTGTGGGGCGAGGGATTCAATACGCCCGGCGGGTCCGACCACATCCCCTATCTGGTGAAGCCGCTGGGGCTGAACCCGGCGATGAGCGTGCTCGACCTGTCGGCCGGGCTGGGCGGCACCAGCCGGACCATGGCGGGCAAATACGGCTGCTGGGTCACCGGGCTGGAAGCGTCGGAGCTGCTGGCCAAGGAGGCGATGATCCGCTCCTTCAAGGTGGGGCTGGAGAAGAAGGCGGCGATCGAGACATATGATCCCGAGCATTTCTCTTGGTCCAAGCGGGTGGACGCCGTCGTCTACAAGGAGGGGATGTTCACCGTCCGCGACAAGGAGCAGATGTTCGACGGGATCGAGATGGCGCTGAAGCCGCGCGGCCATCTGCTGATCACCGACTATACGGTCGAGCCGGACAGGCTGGAGAGCAAGGCTGTCCAGTCCTGGATCGCCAAGGATCCGCTGGAGCCGCATCCCTGGCCGAAGGACCGCATGGCGGCCGCCTTCGCCCAGCGCAACCTCGACCTGCGCATCACCGAGGACATCACCGACACCCACCGCAACCTGATCCTGACCGCCATCCAGGGCCTGGTCGGGCATCTGGAGAAGCACCACATGGACCAGCAGACCAAGCTGGCCGTGATGGACGAGGTGGAGCTGTGGGCGCGCCGCGTCGCGGCCATCGACGCCGGCATGCGGGTGTTCCGGTTCTATGCGCTGAAGCCGGCGGAATAG
- a CDS encoding DUF1153 domain-containing protein, producing MSSRESELDEASGGASVIGPAGRPLTEHDLPPPDTKRWVMRRKAEVVAGVRSGLISLEEACRRYTLSVEEFLSWQRLIDSHGMRGLRATRLQDYRGSQPVRARVDAAE from the coding sequence ATGTCGTCACGCGAATCCGAACTCGACGAGGCGTCCGGTGGAGCGTCGGTAATCGGCCCGGCCGGGCGTCCCCTGACCGAGCATGATCTTCCCCCGCCCGACACCAAGCGTTGGGTCATGCGCCGCAAGGCGGAGGTGGTGGCCGGAGTCCGTTCCGGGCTGATCAGCCTCGAGGAAGCTTGCCGCCGCTATACCCTGTCCGTCGAGGAGTTCCTGTCCTGGCAGCGGCTGATCGACAGCCACGGGATGCGCGGCCTGCGCGCCACCCGCCTGCAGGACTACCGCGGCAGCCAGCCCGTCCGGGCGCGCGTCGACGCCGCCGAGTAG
- a CDS encoding MaoC family dehydratase → MRYLEDLKVGDRFAGSSSRTVTADEIVAFAGNYDPQPFHLDEDAARDSLFGGLAASGWHTAALTMRMIVDGETRLAGGYIGLGVESVSWPRPTRPGDRLRIESEVLELRESGKRPDSGVARIRTVTFNQKDEVVMTMVANLLVPRRPATPAGVEAALPG, encoded by the coding sequence ATGCGCTACCTGGAGGACCTGAAGGTCGGCGACCGCTTCGCCGGCAGCAGCAGCCGGACCGTCACCGCCGACGAGATCGTCGCCTTCGCCGGCAACTACGACCCGCAGCCCTTCCACCTGGACGAGGATGCGGCGCGCGACAGCCTGTTCGGCGGTCTGGCGGCCAGCGGCTGGCACACCGCGGCGCTGACCATGCGGATGATCGTCGATGGCGAGACGCGGCTGGCCGGCGGCTATATCGGGCTCGGTGTCGAATCGGTGAGCTGGCCCCGCCCCACCCGTCCCGGCGACCGGCTGCGCATCGAGAGCGAGGTGCTGGAACTGCGCGAGTCCGGCAAGCGGCCGGACAGCGGCGTCGCCCGCATCCGGACGGTCACCTTCAACCAGAAGGACGAGGTGGTGATGACGATGGTCGCGAACCTGCTGGTTCCCCGCCGTCCGGCAACTCCGGCTGGCGTCGAGGCGGCCCTTCCCGGCTGA